From a single Brassica napus cultivar Da-Ae chromosome C9, Da-Ae, whole genome shotgun sequence genomic region:
- the LOC106383783 gene encoding uncharacterized protein LOC106383783 — translation MERAKLPFKKRFSWNGQNKSFMGFMVDDNMKDKERRGKFCDSPKVIQCHECKGFGHVADECANLQKQKKKTVTKSDSKSESDYGEELKSIVAFTTFMSGSKTKSAVGSASASVSGSSCGGDDDAGSDDEGGTFDLAGNYEKLYEHWLKLVETNSDLAKEKAKLEAQVAEALKYASEKEEEARQAGAQLAETQKNLRLLNNGTNQLDHLLSKTKDVATSDTKPEVKRFAGNATYRKIAVKPATGVKNVTATRAATSTAMATDTATAPERVSGLKSGSQQMFQPVCHHCGVVGHIRPRCFKLLREKNQMEQAYGMRCHGPVCYSCGVQGHIRRDCFMSFQGANHGGFGLRNTWSRRFGHYGDGGMRFPPHFGGYGFSY, via the exons ATGGAGAGAGCTAAGTTACCTTTCAAGAAGCGTTTCTCATGGAATGGACAAAACAAATCTTTTATGGGGTTCATGGTTGATGATAACATGAAGgataaagaaagaagaggaaaatTTTGTGATTCTCCAAAGGTTATACAGTGCCATGAATGCAAAGGTTTTGGGCATGTagctgatgagtgtgcaaatctgcagaagcagaagaagaagacagtCACCAAGAGTGATTCTAAAAGTGAATCTGATTATGGTGAGGAGCTAAAGAGTATTGTGGCGTTCACAACCTTTATGTCTGGTTCTAAGACGAAATCTGCAGTGGGATCTGCTTCAGCGTCTGTGTCAGGGTCTTCATGTGGAGGTGATGATGATGCTGGAAGTGATGATGAAGGTGGAACCTTTGATCTTGCTGGGAATTATGAAAAGCTGTATGAGCATTGGCTCAAGCTGGTTGAGACGAATTCAGATTTGGCTAAGGAGAAAGCCAAGCTAGAAGCTCAAGTTGCTGAAGCTCTTAAGTATGCttcagagaaagaagaagaagcacgaCAGGCTGGTGCTCAACTTGCAGAGACTCAGAAGAATTTGAGGTTGCTGAATAATGGGACGAATCAGCTAGATCATCTTCTTA GTAAAACTAAGGATGTAGCTACGTCTGATACAAAGCCTGAGGTTAAGAGGTTTGCTGGGAATGCAACATATAGGAAGATTGCAGTGAAGCCTGCAACTGGTGTGAAGAATGTGACTGCTACGCGTGCTGCTACGAGTACTGCTATGGCAACTGATACGGCGACTGCTCCAGAGAGAGTTTCTGGATTGAAGAGTGGATCTCAACAAATGTTTCAGCCTGTTTGTCATCACTGTGGTGTTGTTGGACACATTAGGCCAAGGTGTTTCAAGTTATTGAGGGAAAAGAATCAGATGGAGCAAGCTTATGGTATGAGGTGTCATGGTCCTGTATGTTATTCTTGTGGAGTTCAAGGGCATATTCGACGTGACTGTTTCATGTCTTTTCAAGGAGCTAATCATGGAGGATTTGGACTCAGGAATACGTGGTCTAGGAGATTTGGTCACTATGGAGATGGTGGAATGAGATTTCCTCCTCACTTTGGAGGATATGGATTTTCATATTAG
- the LOC106385351 gene encoding NAC domain-containing protein 86-like: protein MAPVSLPPGFRFHPTDEELITYYLKRKINGREIELEIIPEVDLYKCEPWDLPGKSLLPSKDQEWYFFSPRDRKYPNGSRTNRATKGGYWKATGKDRRVSLRDRAIGTKKTLVYYRGRAPHGIRTGWVMHEYRLDETECEPTAFGMQDAYALCRVFKKIIIEGKPRDQHQQHHQPYAHTSSNISRSSSFDVGSDLEISSNTHQVLPYNNVTETQPIFGNAFGDHDDRSQYLSQNMTPSFSNYESPYGPYLNQSKVYTETERGMLQHQMSLPPLQVENTPVQTSIFSNGMNQNSGQCGFDDFAFVASNRNQLYNSNVDDHLIHIGNLEEQLHSAGHSTWMNMSNGSLNQSFAEDVEVLPSFEENDQDIEYFGRSGTSTLNNIEIDEFFSFEDRVEDTDKSNITLNSSGSGMIEEETRVDHKMLICTRQTTQVLYHRVVPSQILKVHINLVGGNEERRLFTEEEGKDSWFQKAENVAKMKLNQIGLAAKHYYKCLTIIF, encoded by the exons ATGGCTCCGGTCTCGTTGCCTCCTGGTTTTAGGTTCCATCCAACGGACGAGGAACTAATCACATACTATCTCAAAAGAAAGATCAACGGTCGAGAGATAGAGCTGGAAATTATCCCTGAAGTAGACCTCTACAAGTGCGAACCATGGGACTTGCCAG GGAAGTCGTTGCTTCCGAGCAAAGACCAAGAATGGTACTTCTTCAGTCCACGGGACAGAAAGTACCCCAATGGTTCAAGAACAAACCGAGCAACAAAAGGCGGTTACTGGAAAGCCACCGGCAAAGACCGGCGGGTGAGTCTGAGAGATCGAGCCATAGGAaccaagaaaaccctagtttatTATCGTGGACGCGCCCCACACGGTATTAGAACTGGTTGGGTCATGCATGAATATCGCCTCGATGAAACCGAATGCGAACCTACTGCGTTCGGCATGCAG GATGCATATGCACTTTGCCGCGTTTTCAAGAAGATAATAATCGAAGGGAAACCAAGAGATCAACATCAGCAGCATCATCAGCCTTACGCCCACACGAGTTCGAATATAAGTCGTAGCTCAAGTTTTGACGTTGGTTCGGATCTTGAAATAAGTTCAAATACACATCAAGTTCTACCTTACAATAACGTTACGGAGACCCAACCGATATTTGGAAACGCATTCGGTGATCATGATGACCGGTCGCAATACTTGTCACAAAACATGACTCCAAGCTTTTCAAATTACGAATCTCCTTATGGACCATACCTCAATCAATCTAAG GTGTATACAGAAACTGAACGTGGAATGTTGCAGCATCAAATGTCATTGCCACCGTTGCAAGTAGAAAACACGCCGGTTCAGACCAGCATTTTCTCCAATGGAATGAATCAAAACAGCGGTCAATGTGGTTTCGATGACTTTGCTTTCGTTGCAAGTAACCGCAACCAGCTATATAACAGCAACGTTGATGATCATTTAATACACATTGGAAATCTCGAAGAACAATTGCACAGTGCTGGACACTCGACATGGATGAACATGTCTAACGGGTCTTTAAATCAG AGTTTCGCAGAAGACGTAGAGGTTTTGCCAAGCTTTGAGGAGAATGATCAAGATATTGAATATTTTG GCAGATCTGGGACCAGTACACTCAACAACATAGAGATTGATGAGTTTTTCTCGTTTGAGGACCGAGTAGAAGACACTGACAAGTCAAACATAACTCTAAACTCTTCAGGATCCGGAATGATCGAAGAAGAGACTAGAGTAGACCATAAAATGCTCATTTGCACACGTCAAACAACTCAAGTTTTATATCATCGAGTCGTACCGTCGCAGATTTTGAAAGTTCACATTAATCTTGTCGGAGGAAATGAAGAGAGAAGATTGTTTACGGAAGAAGAAGGCAAGGATTCCTGGTTCCAGAAGGCTGAAAATGTTGCCAAGATGAAATTGAATCAGATTGGTTTAGCTGCAAAACATTATTACAAGTGTCTTACaattattttctga
- the LOC106383784 gene encoding uncharacterized protein LOC106383784, whose amino-acid sequence MELGIYYTVGDFNSAYDSFKKRYSAVYKYVVEHTEKDKWARSFFPRDMYNFDTSSSVESMKSVFKEATRWALIPMLDCIVRKFSDWFTQWKDAVCRLIDTRLVPVVENYLHNLWVVAQQLSVRELNSYELKYEITDIARNMFWASLVGKYCTCKVWDYEKFPCLHGMAAYIYFTTNVDGSRLNIHELCSKYYWTELWALAYDMTLYVVPDMSSWNVPGHIKEVKIIPPDRITRKGRKRVKTT is encoded by the coding sequence ATGGAGTTGGGCATATATTACACGGTGGGTGACTTCAACTCTGCTTACGACTCATTTAAGAAAAGATATTCTGCTGTGTACAAGTATGTGGTGGAACATACTGAAAAGGACAAATGGGCAAGGTCTTTTTTCCCACGTGACATGTACAACTTCGATACAAGCAGCAGTGTGGAATCAATGAAGAGCGTGTTTAAAGAGGCAACGAGGTGGGCCTTAATACCAATGTTGGATTGTATCGTCAGGAAATTTTCTGATTGGTTCACTCAATGGAAGGATGCTGTTTGTAGATTAATCGATACAAGACTGGTGCCTGTGGTTGAGAACTACTTGCACAATCTATGGGTTGTTGCACAACAGCTATCTGTACGGGAGCTTAATAGTTATGAGCTTAAGTACGAGATCACTGACATTGCAAGAAATATGTTTTGGGCGAGCTTGGTTGGAAAATATTGTACTTGCAAGGTGTGGGATTATGAAAAGTTTCCTTGTCTGCACGGAATGGCAGCTTACATCTATTTCACTACAAACGTTGATGGCAGCCGCCTTAATATCCATGAGCTGTGCTCAAAATACTACTGGACGGAACTGTGGGCTTTGGCGTATGACATGACACTTTATGTTGTGCCCGACATGTCTTCTTGGAATGTACCAGGTCATATCAAGGAGGTGAAGATCATACCTCCGGATCGTATCACGAGGAAGGGAAGGAAAAGAGTTAAAACTACTTAA
- the LOC106387715 gene encoding GPI ethanolamine phosphate transferase 3-like isoform X1 — MVTYPKRNNKLIPLAFLLIHSVAILIFTRGFLLTRTELPFHSTCSDVSLSPCLSPNPPIHHSNSNQNQPKCWTKPVVDRVVIIVLDALRIDFLAPSAFFPEAKPWMDKLTVLQNLAFGNESSAKIFKAFADPPTTSLQRLKGLTTGGLPTFVDVGNSFGAPAIVEDNFINQLVLNGKRLVMMGDDTWTQLFPNQFQKSYPFPSFNVKDLDTVDNGCIEHLFPTLYKDDWDVLIAHFLGVDHAGHIFGVDSMPMINKLEQYNTVLERVVDILESQAGPGGVHENTMLIVMGDHGQTLNGDHGGGTAEEVETTMFAMSTMKHTPSVPPEFDTSSCKQDPEGKQICISSIEQLDFAATLSALLGISFPFGSIGHVNPELYALGSSSLNLDNTKQPAVKEWLKSYVNVLCVNAWQVKRYIDVYSNSSVVGFSSDDMSRISNLYSAAEHHWSNSVKHILMYNDGNEDSTNTSALKAQIAAYLKFFSSVAELARSKWTEFNLSLMITGFGILVISLILQSLAIVHGDNKPYAVSSGLSTGAAFTLFIVLIRACSFLSNSYILEEGKVANFLLATTGLIKLRYSVMRKTMRKEAFVFLAMVSVLRVSIDIGLTKQAATSQFMSSSPTWMLGLAPDHPALTYAIEIAPILSVAALICVLYVAIARTHSEGIWKYVTVGSMLSYFLIALLWASESKIFGFDGLLQVIGGRNIIPQTVYVIGLVQLFLLASAHMFCSGKDKNWGSRTVALVSACSSPVILLSGKQGSMLALAYLLAGYCIMRLEGVERRTKSDGQNKFSKLDSVCVVQWSLLSVCMFFASGHWCAFDGLRYGAAFVGFDEFVLIRQAILLTIETFGFSIILSVFGLPLLIPSHGEKRHQLFQMYMLYGVISATTVTATILCVTIHRRHLMVWGLFAPKFVFDVVGLILTDVLICLASAFYL, encoded by the exons ATGGTGACGTATCCGAAAAGAAACAACAAGCTGATACCTTTAGCGTTTCTCTTGATCCACTCCGTCGCCATTCTGATCTTCACTCGCGGGTTCCTCCTTACTCGAACAGAGCTTCCTTTCCACAGCACATGCTCCGACGTCTCACTCTCTCCCTGCCTCTCTCCCAATCCCCCGAttcatcactcaaactccaatCAGAACCAGCCGAAATGTTGGACCAAACCGGTCGTAGACCGCGTCGTGATCATCGTCTTGGACGCTCTCAGAATCGATTTCTTAGCCCCGAGTGCTTTCTTCCCAG AAGCAAAGCCGTGGATGGACAAATTAACAGTCTTGCAGAACCTTGCGTTTGGTAACGAATCCTCTGCTAAGATCTTTAAGGCTTTTGCTGATCCTCCTACTACCAGTCTGCAGCGTCTCAAG GGATTGACGACGGGAGGGTTGCCTACTTTTGTCGATGTTGGCAACAGTTTTGGTGCTCCTGCTATTGTTGAggataattttattaatcag CTAGTGCTAAATGGGAAACGATTGGTGATGATGGGTGATGATACTTGGACACAGTTGTTCCCTAATCAGTTTCAAAAGTCGTATCCTTTCCCTTCTTTCAATGTTAAAGATCTGGATACT GTTGACAATGGATGCATTGAGCACCTATTCCCAACTCTTTACAAAGATGACTGGGATGTTCTCATTGCGCATTTTCTTGGCGTG GACCATGCAGGACACATATTTGGAGTGGATTCGATGCCGATGATTAATAAGTTGGAGCAATATAATACAGTTTTAGAG AGAGTCGTTGATATATTGGAGAGCCAGGCGGGACCAGGTGGCGTGCATGAGAATACTATGCTTATCGTAATGGGTGACCATGGGCAGACATTAAATGGGGATCATGGCGGAGGCACTGCTGAAGAG GTAGAAACAACCATGTTTGCCATGAGTACGATGAAGCATACACCTTCGGTTCCTCCTGAGTTTGATACTTCATCTTGTAAACAAGATCCG GAGGGGAAGCAGATTTGCATCAGCTCCATCGAGCAG CTTGATTTTGCGGCAACATTGTCAGCTTTGCTTGGGATATCATTTCCTTTCGGAAG CATTGGGCATGTCAACCCTGAGCTCTATGCCCTTGGTTCCAGCAGCTTGAATTTAGATAACACTAAGCAACCAGCTGTTAAAGAGTGGTTGAAAAGTTATGTGAATGTCCTCTGTGTGAATGCTTGGCAG GTGAAAAGATATATAGATGTTTATTCAAATTCATCCGTTGTTGGTTTCTCGTCCGATGATATGTCGAgaatatcaaatctttattctGCAGCAGAACATCATTGGTCCAACTCTGTCAAACACATATTGATGTATAATGATGGAAACGAGGACAGTACAAATACATCTGCTCTCAAAGCGCAAATCGCTGcatatttgaagtttttctcAAGCGTTGCCGAACTTGCACGGTCTAAATGGACAGAGTTCAATCTGAGTTTAATGATCACTGGGTTTGGGATATTGGTTATATCACTCATCCTTCAGTCTCTTGCTATAGTTCATGGGGATAATAAACCTTATGCAGTGAGTTCTGGATTATCTACTGGTGCAGCTTTCACACTCTTCATAGTATTGATCCGTGCTTGCAGCTTTCTTTCCAACAGCTATATTT TGGAAGAAGGAAAAGTTGCAAACTTTCTCCTGGCAACAACTGGACTTATCAAACTGCGATACTCGGTCATGAGGAAAACAATGCGGAAAGAA GCTTTTGTATTTCTTGCTATGGTTTCTGTTCTCAGAGTTTCTATAGATATTGGGTTAACAAAGCAAGCTGCAACGTCTCAGTTTATGAGTAGCTCACCAACGTGGATGCTGGGGCTAGCTCCAGACCATCCAGCATTGACATATGCGATTGAAATTGCACCTATCCTATCTGTGGCTGCACTCATTTGTGTACTCTACGTTGCGATTGCTAGAACACACAGTGAGGGGATATGGAAGTATGTTACTGTTGGTAGTATGTTAAGCTACTTTTTGATAGCATTGCTGTGGGCTTCAGAGAGCAAGATATTTGGTTTTGATGGTTTACTTCAAGTGATTGGAGGAAGAAATATCATCCCTCAAACGGTTTATGTAATCGGATTGGTGCAGCTTTTCCTTTTAGCTTCTGCACATATGTTTTGCTCAGGAAAAGACAAGAATTGGGGCAGCAGAACTGTCGCTCTTGTATCTGCTTGTAGCTCGCCAGTGATTCTCTTGTCTGGGAAGCAAGGATCAATGCTTGCATTAGCATATTTGCTGGCTG GCTATTGTATTATGAGGCTAGAGGGTGTAGAGAGAAGAACCAAATCAGATGGACAGAACAAATTCTCAAAACTAGATTCTGTGTGTGTTGTGCAATGGAGTCTTCTTTCTGTATGCATGTTTTTCGCCAGTGGGCATTGGTGCGCCTTTGATGGTCTCCGCTATGGAGCTGCATTTGTTGG GTTTGATGAGTTTGTGCTTATACGACAAGCCATCCTTTTGACAATTGAAACATTTGGATTCTCGATCATCCTTTCTGTATTTGGACTTCCTCTCCTTATACCGTCTCATGGAGAAAAGCGCCACCAGTTGTTTCAA ATGTACATGCTCTACGGAGTTATATCCGCGACTACAGTCACAGCTACGATCCTCTGCGTCACCATCCACAGAAGACATCTGATG GTTTGGGGTTTGTTTGCTCCAAAGTTTGTCTTTGACGTTGTTGGTCTCATCCTCACCGATGTCCTCATATGTTTGGCTTCAGCTTTCTATCTTTGA
- the LOC106387715 gene encoding GPI ethanolamine phosphate transferase 3-like isoform X2 — protein MMGDDTWTQLFPNQFQKSYPFPSFNVKDLDTVDNGCIEHLFPTLYKDDWDVLIAHFLGVDHAGHIFGVDSMPMINKLEQYNTVLERVVDILESQAGPGGVHENTMLIVMGDHGQTLNGDHGGGTAEEVETTMFAMSTMKHTPSVPPEFDTSSCKQDPEGKQICISSIEQLDFAATLSALLGISFPFGSIGHVNPELYALGSSSLNLDNTKQPAVKEWLKSYVNVLCVNAWQVKRYIDVYSNSSVVGFSSDDMSRISNLYSAAEHHWSNSVKHILMYNDGNEDSTNTSALKAQIAAYLKFFSSVAELARSKWTEFNLSLMITGFGILVISLILQSLAIVHGDNKPYAVSSGLSTGAAFTLFIVLIRACSFLSNSYILEEGKVANFLLATTGLIKLRYSVMRKTMRKEAFVFLAMVSVLRVSIDIGLTKQAATSQFMSSSPTWMLGLAPDHPALTYAIEIAPILSVAALICVLYVAIARTHSEGIWKYVTVGSMLSYFLIALLWASESKIFGFDGLLQVIGGRNIIPQTVYVIGLVQLFLLASAHMFCSGKDKNWGSRTVALVSACSSPVILLSGKQGSMLALAYLLAGYCIMRLEGVERRTKSDGQNKFSKLDSVCVVQWSLLSVCMFFASGHWCAFDGLRYGAAFVGFDEFVLIRQAILLTIETFGFSIILSVFGLPLLIPSHGEKRHQLFQMYMLYGVISATTVTATILCVTIHRRHLMVWGLFAPKFVFDVVGLILTDVLICLASAFYL, from the exons ATGATGGGTGATGATACTTGGACACAGTTGTTCCCTAATCAGTTTCAAAAGTCGTATCCTTTCCCTTCTTTCAATGTTAAAGATCTGGATACT GTTGACAATGGATGCATTGAGCACCTATTCCCAACTCTTTACAAAGATGACTGGGATGTTCTCATTGCGCATTTTCTTGGCGTG GACCATGCAGGACACATATTTGGAGTGGATTCGATGCCGATGATTAATAAGTTGGAGCAATATAATACAGTTTTAGAG AGAGTCGTTGATATATTGGAGAGCCAGGCGGGACCAGGTGGCGTGCATGAGAATACTATGCTTATCGTAATGGGTGACCATGGGCAGACATTAAATGGGGATCATGGCGGAGGCACTGCTGAAGAG GTAGAAACAACCATGTTTGCCATGAGTACGATGAAGCATACACCTTCGGTTCCTCCTGAGTTTGATACTTCATCTTGTAAACAAGATCCG GAGGGGAAGCAGATTTGCATCAGCTCCATCGAGCAG CTTGATTTTGCGGCAACATTGTCAGCTTTGCTTGGGATATCATTTCCTTTCGGAAG CATTGGGCATGTCAACCCTGAGCTCTATGCCCTTGGTTCCAGCAGCTTGAATTTAGATAACACTAAGCAACCAGCTGTTAAAGAGTGGTTGAAAAGTTATGTGAATGTCCTCTGTGTGAATGCTTGGCAG GTGAAAAGATATATAGATGTTTATTCAAATTCATCCGTTGTTGGTTTCTCGTCCGATGATATGTCGAgaatatcaaatctttattctGCAGCAGAACATCATTGGTCCAACTCTGTCAAACACATATTGATGTATAATGATGGAAACGAGGACAGTACAAATACATCTGCTCTCAAAGCGCAAATCGCTGcatatttgaagtttttctcAAGCGTTGCCGAACTTGCACGGTCTAAATGGACAGAGTTCAATCTGAGTTTAATGATCACTGGGTTTGGGATATTGGTTATATCACTCATCCTTCAGTCTCTTGCTATAGTTCATGGGGATAATAAACCTTATGCAGTGAGTTCTGGATTATCTACTGGTGCAGCTTTCACACTCTTCATAGTATTGATCCGTGCTTGCAGCTTTCTTTCCAACAGCTATATTT TGGAAGAAGGAAAAGTTGCAAACTTTCTCCTGGCAACAACTGGACTTATCAAACTGCGATACTCGGTCATGAGGAAAACAATGCGGAAAGAA GCTTTTGTATTTCTTGCTATGGTTTCTGTTCTCAGAGTTTCTATAGATATTGGGTTAACAAAGCAAGCTGCAACGTCTCAGTTTATGAGTAGCTCACCAACGTGGATGCTGGGGCTAGCTCCAGACCATCCAGCATTGACATATGCGATTGAAATTGCACCTATCCTATCTGTGGCTGCACTCATTTGTGTACTCTACGTTGCGATTGCTAGAACACACAGTGAGGGGATATGGAAGTATGTTACTGTTGGTAGTATGTTAAGCTACTTTTTGATAGCATTGCTGTGGGCTTCAGAGAGCAAGATATTTGGTTTTGATGGTTTACTTCAAGTGATTGGAGGAAGAAATATCATCCCTCAAACGGTTTATGTAATCGGATTGGTGCAGCTTTTCCTTTTAGCTTCTGCACATATGTTTTGCTCAGGAAAAGACAAGAATTGGGGCAGCAGAACTGTCGCTCTTGTATCTGCTTGTAGCTCGCCAGTGATTCTCTTGTCTGGGAAGCAAGGATCAATGCTTGCATTAGCATATTTGCTGGCTG GCTATTGTATTATGAGGCTAGAGGGTGTAGAGAGAAGAACCAAATCAGATGGACAGAACAAATTCTCAAAACTAGATTCTGTGTGTGTTGTGCAATGGAGTCTTCTTTCTGTATGCATGTTTTTCGCCAGTGGGCATTGGTGCGCCTTTGATGGTCTCCGCTATGGAGCTGCATTTGTTGG GTTTGATGAGTTTGTGCTTATACGACAAGCCATCCTTTTGACAATTGAAACATTTGGATTCTCGATCATCCTTTCTGTATTTGGACTTCCTCTCCTTATACCGTCTCATGGAGAAAAGCGCCACCAGTTGTTTCAA ATGTACATGCTCTACGGAGTTATATCCGCGACTACAGTCACAGCTACGATCCTCTGCGTCACCATCCACAGAAGACATCTGATG GTTTGGGGTTTGTTTGCTCCAAAGTTTGTCTTTGACGTTGTTGGTCTCATCCTCACCGATGTCCTCATATGTTTGGCTTCAGCTTTCTATCTTTGA